The following coding sequences lie in one Mycobacterium sp. Z3061 genomic window:
- the mce gene encoding methylmalonyl-CoA epimerase has translation MTTDQVDARPTLATSLVTGLDHVGIAVADLDAAIEWYNDHLGMILVHEEINDDQGIREAMLAVPGTSAQIQLMAPLDETSVIAKFIDKRGPGIQQLACRIRDLDAMCEQLRSQGVRLVYEKPRRGTANSRINFIHPKDAGGVLIELVEPAHH, from the coding sequence GCTACGTCACTGGTGACAGGACTCGATCACGTCGGCATTGCAGTCGCCGATCTTGATGCTGCGATCGAGTGGTACAACGACCACCTGGGCATGATCCTGGTGCACGAAGAAATCAACGATGACCAGGGCATTCGCGAAGCGATGCTGGCGGTCCCGGGCACCAGCGCGCAGATCCAGCTGATGGCGCCGCTCGACGAGACGTCGGTGATCGCGAAGTTCATCGACAAGCGCGGCCCCGGTATCCAGCAGCTGGCCTGCCGGATCAGGGACTTGGATGCCATGTGTGAGCAGCTGCGCTCGCAGGGCGTGCGACTCGTCTACGAGAAGCCACGCCGCGGCACGGCGAACTCACGCATCAACTTCATCCACCCCAAGGACGCCGGCGGCGTGCTGATCGAGTTGGTCGAGCCGGCCCACCACTAA
- the nucS gene encoding endonuclease NucS, giving the protein MRLVIAQCTVDYVGRLTAHLPSARRLLLFKADGSVSVHADDRAYKPLNWMSPPCWLTEEPGPVWVVENKTGEQLRITVEGVEHDSSHDLGVDPGLVKDGVEAHLQALLAEHVGLLGEGYTLVRREYMTAIGPVDLLCRDEKGGSVAVEIKRRGEIDGVEQLTRYLELLNRDTVLAPVKGVFAAQQIKPQARTLATDRGIRCLTLDYDKMRGMDSDEYRLF; this is encoded by the coding sequence GTGCGTCTCGTCATCGCCCAGTGCACTGTTGACTACGTCGGCCGTCTCACCGCGCATCTGCCGTCCGCGCGCCGACTGCTGTTGTTCAAGGCCGACGGATCGGTCAGCGTGCACGCCGACGACCGCGCGTACAAGCCACTGAACTGGATGAGCCCGCCGTGCTGGCTGACCGAGGAGCCGGGCCCGGTGTGGGTGGTCGAGAACAAGACCGGTGAACAGTTGCGCATCACGGTCGAGGGCGTCGAGCACGACTCCAGCCACGACCTTGGTGTGGATCCGGGACTGGTCAAGGACGGCGTCGAGGCGCACCTGCAGGCTCTGCTCGCCGAGCACGTGGGCCTGCTCGGTGAGGGCTACACGTTGGTCCGCCGGGAGTACATGACCGCGATCGGACCGGTCGACCTGTTGTGCCGTGACGAGAAGGGCGGCTCGGTTGCGGTGGAGATCAAGCGGCGCGGAGAGATCGACGGCGTCGAGCAGTTGACCCGCTATCTGGAGCTGCTCAACCGCGACACCGTCTTGGCGCCCGTCAAGGGCGTGTTCGCCGCGCAGCAGATCAAGCCCCAAGCCCGGACGCTGGCCACTGACCGTGGAATTCGTTGTCTGACACTGGATTACGACAAGATGCGGGGTATGGACAGCGACGAGTACCGGCTGTTCTGA